In the Agelaius phoeniceus isolate bAgePho1 chromosome 11, bAgePho1.hap1, whole genome shotgun sequence genome, one interval contains:
- the RPUSD3 gene encoding mitochondrial mRNA pseudouridine synthase RPUSD3: MTETAEKPKMKRWRRLLGPKETLRLLEGSVVHREGALLALNKPPGLPILGRSGDLSLDMLLPALRRRLGLTADLHVVKAPAREYSGLVLLSSCYHTTKKLQQFFTDARWRGQYPATYRAITVGVPAEVEGEISTGLSWQQQRDRAMVVPVPAPGRRSLARKDVKSTLTRYRVLSAVGGCALLQLQPRTAFPEQLQVHLTLLLCPALGDHKHSSRVGRVLGVPFFLSPESAPTHTQVLDEELLSRLGLSPRQLHHLPLHIHLQELVLPEGPLRAPPPPYFLHTLRSLGLPEH, from the exons ATGACAGAGACGGCCGAGAAGCCGAAGATGAAGCG GTGGAGGCGGCTGCTGGGCCCCAAGGAGACGCTGAGGCTGCTGGAGGGCTCCGTGGTGCACCGGGAAG gagccctgctggcactgaaCAAGCCCCCTGGCCTCCCCATTCTGG GGCGTTCCGGGGACCTGAGCCTGGATATGCTGCTGCCGGCACTGAGACGACGCCTGGGCCTCACTGCTGATCTCCACGTGGTGAAGGCTCCTGCCAG GGAGTATTCTGGCCTTGTCCTCCTGTCCAGCTGCTACCACACCACTAAGAAGCTCCAACAGTTCTTCACTGATGCTCGTTGGAGAGGCCAGTACCCTGCCACATATCG TGCCATCACCGTGGGAGTCCCGGCAGAGGTGGAGGGTGAAATCTccacagggctgagctggcagcagcaaagggacaGAGCCATG gtggtgccagtcccagccccaggacGCCGCAGCCTGGCCAGGAAGGATGTGAAGAGCACCCTGACACGCTACCGGGTTCTGAGTGCTGTggggggctgtgccctcctccagctccagcccaggacGG CCTTCCCAGAACAGCTCCAGGTGCACCTGACGCTGCTGCTGTGTCCGGCCCTGGGTGACCACAAGCACTCCTCCCGCGTGGGCAGGGTGCTGGGAGTGCCCTTCTTTCTGAGCCCCGAATCTGCCCCCACCCACACACAG GTACTGGACGAGGAGTTGCTGTCCCGGCTGGGGCTTTCTCCACGGCAGCTCCATCACCTCCCACTCCATATCCACCTGCAGGAGCTAGTGCTGCCTGAGGGCCCTCTCCGTGCCCCCCCACCACCATACTTCCTGCACACTCTGCGCTCTCTGGGGCTGCCTGAGCACTAG
- the JAGN1 gene encoding protein jagunal homolog 1, with protein sequence MASRGGPRAAGTDGSDFQHRERVASHYQMSVTLKSEIKKLIYTHVVIWLLLLAQMVVGHLKLLPHDQVAMPYQWEYPYLLSILPSLLGLLSFPRNNISYLVLSMISTGLFSIAPLIYGAMEMFPMAQQLYRHGKAYRFIFGFSAVSVMYLVVVVAAQVHGWQLYYSKKLLDSWFTSTQEKKKK encoded by the exons ATGGCCTCCCGCGGGGGTCCCCGCGCCGCCGGCACCGACGGCAGCGACTTCCAGCACCGGGAGCGCGTGGCCTCGCACTACCAGATGAG CGTGACGCTCAAGTCGGAGATCAAGAAGCTGATCTACACGCATGTGGTcatctggctgctgctcctggcccagaTGGTCGTGGGGCACCTCAAGCTGCTGCCCCACGACCAGGTGGCCATGCCCTACCAGTGGGAATATCCCTACCTTCTCAGcatcctgccctccctcctgGGCCTCCTGTCCTTCCCCCGCAACAACATCAGCTACCTGGTACTCTCCATGATCAGCACCGGCCTCTTCTCCATAGCTCCCCTCATCTACGGGGCCATGGAGATGTTCCCCATGGCACAGCAGCTGTACCGCCACGGCAAAGCTTACCGCTTCATCTTCGGCTTCTCGGCCGTCTCTGTCATGTacctggtggtggtggtggccgCGCAGGTGCATGGCTGGCAACTCTACTACAGCAAGAAGCTGCTGGACTCCTGGTTCACTAGCACgcaggagaagaagaagaaatga
- the IL17RE gene encoding interleukin-17 receptor E isoform X1 — translation MGRPVLLAAAAALLPLLLLLPSGTGAAVTRLRVSANFECRATADRTLSRPRCRRPSRPGPPLEPPALSLSRARLCLPAQPCQPCLRVRLALPASELGGVRGLHLTFLELGSNRAGWLQVWQRRRVSGSSAWQVQFDCFPAESGRQVLVSLRTIPDRGLVLSSSHTVTAEPPGPVFTHAWLPEVRAIEVRVPAGPPLMVRLCHQLALECEELPRPFHQQVLVPGGHHISLPYEFLVPCLCIEASYSHHDSPRSKHCPFHDRPDAYGPELWSSVHFHDFSTSSKDQMAMVLSASCALHPRATLCWREAADEAAPCHDIPNSTASEDEQVYILDKVDVHPQLCFRFSYKNSSHVECPHQSETAWNVSVSVWGLQLHLHLTSRIPAAFSAALCQRRGGQCEPEAPLYTVTQPEGSAPGELALLLPVQVLGSCVLVWRSDVHFARKQLLCPDGERGFWRGLRGQWKWADSPLTAPLPVSRRHFGLLGLVLALGLVVTVLLLNCRGAWRPNDGVPGRRPVLLLYSPDSEEHLGLVCALAERLRTGLGCDVRLDLWEAGGLGQAGALPWLYAQRGRVGRQRGTVLLLWSRGSARLFHRWQVGMADGTPGDAHDIFGAAMACLHGELGAASRGGGWVLAYFSRLCSPRDVPQPLRPLPTYRLPRQLPGLLGALRGSPPAPRHCRWGRAGGLLHRLLDMGAREGSPPPRPPGAASGT, via the exons ATGGGGCGCCCGGTGCTGCTCGCCGCTGCCGCcgcgctgctgccgctgctgctgctgctaccgTCCGGGACCGGGGCTGCCGTGACCCGCCTGCGGGTCTCCGCCAACTTC GAGTGCCGGGCCACCG CCGACAGGACGCTGAGCCgcccccgctgccgccgccctTCCCGCCCCGGGCCGCCGCTGGAGCCGCCCGCGCTGTCGCTGAGCCGTGCCCGGCTGTGCCTGCCCGcgcagccctgccagccctgcctgcggGTGCGCCTGGCCCTCCCCGCCTCAG AGCTCGGCGGTGTCCGGGGACTGCACCTCACATTCCTGGAGCTGGGCTCCAACcgggctggctggctgcaggtTTGGCAGCGACGCCGGGTGTCGGGCAGCTCAGCG TGGCAGGTGCAGTTCGACTGCTTCCCGGCAGAGAGCGGGCGGCAAGTCCTCGTCTCCCTTCGCACCATCCCAGATCGGGGCTTGGTCCTAAGCTCTAGCCACACGGTCACCGCTGAGCCACCCG ggcctgTCTTTACCCATGCTTGGCTCCCTGAGGTTCGGGCCATTGAGGTGCGGGTGCCCGCGGGTCCCCCCCTCATGGTGCGGCTGTGCCACCAGCTGGCCCTGgagtgtgaggagctgccccgGCCCTTCCACCAGCAG GTGCTGGTGCCCGGAGGCCACCACATCTCACTGCCGTATGAGTTCCTGGTGCCCTGCCTGTGCATTGAG GCCTCCTATTCCCACCACGACAGCCCACGGAGCAAACACTGCCCCTTCCATGACCGGCCAGATGCCT ATGGCCCCGAGCTGTGGTCCTCAGTGCACTTCCACGActtcagcaccagcagcaaGGACCAGATGGCGATGGTGCTGAGTGCCAGCTGCGCCCTGCACCCACGGGCCACCCTCTgctggagggaggcagcagatGAGGCTGCACCCTGTCACGACATCCCCAATTCCACGGCCAGCGAGGATGAGCAG GTGTACATACTGGACAAGGTGGACgtgcacccccagctctgcttccgA TTCTCCTACAAGAACAGCAGCCATGTGGAGTGTCCCCACCAGTCAG AGACTGCCTGGAATGTCTCAGTGAGTGTCTGggggctccagctgcacctGCACCTCACCTCCCGCATCCCTGCAGCCTTCAgtgcagccctgtgccagcGCCGGGGTGGGCAGTGTGAACCCGAGGCCCCACTCTACACTGTCACACAG CcagagggctctgctccaggggagttggcgctgctgctgccagtgcaggTCCTGGGCAGCTGTGTGCTG GTGTGGCGCTCGGACGTGCATTTTGCTCggaagcagctgctctgtcccGATGGTGAGAGAGGGTTCTGGAGGGGACTCAGGGGGCAGTGGAAATGGGCAGACAGCCCCCTTACTGCCCCTCTCCCAGTCTCCCGCAGGCACTtcgggctgctggggctggtgctggcactgggacTGGTGGTGACTGTGCTGCTTCTCAACTGCCGTGGTGCCTGGAGGCCAAATGATG gtgtccctggcaggcgccctgtgctgctgctgtactcGCCCGACTCAGaggagcacctggggctggTGTGTGCCCTGGCCGAGCGGctgcgcacagggctgggctgtgacGTGCGCCTGGACCTGTGGGAAGCGGGTGGCCTGGGCCAGGCgggtgccctgccctggctctaCGCCCAGCGGGGCCGCGTGGGCCGCCAGCGCGGCACTGTCCTGCTCCTCTGGAGCCGGGGCAGTGCCCGGCTCTTCCATCGGTGGCAGGTCGGGATGGCTGACGGGACGCCCGGGGATGCCCATGACATTTTTGGGGCAGCCATGGCCTGCCTGCATGGGGAGCTGGGGGCGGCGAGCCGCGGCGGTGGGTGGGTCCTGGCGTACTTCAGCCGGCTCTGCAGCCCCCGCGACGTCCCCCAACCCCTTCGGCCCCTGCCCACCTACCGCCTGCCCCGacagctgcctgggctgctgggggccCTGCGGGGCAGCCCCCCGGCCCCTCGGCACTgccgctggggcagggcagggggccTCCTGCACCGGCTGCTGGACATGGGGGCTAGGGAGGGCAGtcccccgccccggccccccggGGCAGCGTCTGGCACCTGA
- the IL17RE gene encoding interleukin-17 receptor E isoform X2, which produces MGRPVLLAAAAALLPLLLLLPSGTGAAVTRLRVSANFECRATADRTLSRPRCRRPSRPGPPLEPPALSLSRARLCLPAQPCQPCLRVRLALPASELGGVRGLHLTFLELGSNRAGWLQVWQRRRVSGSSAWQVQFDCFPAESGRQVLVSLRTIPDRGLVLSSSHTVTAEPPGPVFTHAWLPEVRAIEVRVPAGPPLMVRLCHQLALECEELPRPFHQQVLVPGGHHISLPYEFLVPCLCIEASYSHHDSPRSKHCPFHDRPDAYGPELWSSVHFHDFSTSSKDQMAMVLSASCALHPRATLCWREAADEAAPCHDIPNSTASEDEQVYILDKVDVHPQLCFRFSYKNSSHVECPHQSETAWNVSVSVWGLQLHLHLTSRIPAAFSAALCQRRGGQCEPEAPLYTVTQPEGSAPGELALLLPVQVLGSCVLVWRSDVHFARKQLLCPDVSRRHFGLLGLVLALGLVVTVLLLNCRGAWRPNDGVPGRRPVLLLYSPDSEEHLGLVCALAERLRTGLGCDVRLDLWEAGGLGQAGALPWLYAQRGRVGRQRGTVLLLWSRGSARLFHRWQVGMADGTPGDAHDIFGAAMACLHGELGAASRGGGWVLAYFSRLCSPRDVPQPLRPLPTYRLPRQLPGLLGALRGSPPAPRHCRWGRAGGLLHRLLDMGAREGSPPPRPPGAASGT; this is translated from the exons ATGGGGCGCCCGGTGCTGCTCGCCGCTGCCGCcgcgctgctgccgctgctgctgctgctaccgTCCGGGACCGGGGCTGCCGTGACCCGCCTGCGGGTCTCCGCCAACTTC GAGTGCCGGGCCACCG CCGACAGGACGCTGAGCCgcccccgctgccgccgccctTCCCGCCCCGGGCCGCCGCTGGAGCCGCCCGCGCTGTCGCTGAGCCGTGCCCGGCTGTGCCTGCCCGcgcagccctgccagccctgcctgcggGTGCGCCTGGCCCTCCCCGCCTCAG AGCTCGGCGGTGTCCGGGGACTGCACCTCACATTCCTGGAGCTGGGCTCCAACcgggctggctggctgcaggtTTGGCAGCGACGCCGGGTGTCGGGCAGCTCAGCG TGGCAGGTGCAGTTCGACTGCTTCCCGGCAGAGAGCGGGCGGCAAGTCCTCGTCTCCCTTCGCACCATCCCAGATCGGGGCTTGGTCCTAAGCTCTAGCCACACGGTCACCGCTGAGCCACCCG ggcctgTCTTTACCCATGCTTGGCTCCCTGAGGTTCGGGCCATTGAGGTGCGGGTGCCCGCGGGTCCCCCCCTCATGGTGCGGCTGTGCCACCAGCTGGCCCTGgagtgtgaggagctgccccgGCCCTTCCACCAGCAG GTGCTGGTGCCCGGAGGCCACCACATCTCACTGCCGTATGAGTTCCTGGTGCCCTGCCTGTGCATTGAG GCCTCCTATTCCCACCACGACAGCCCACGGAGCAAACACTGCCCCTTCCATGACCGGCCAGATGCCT ATGGCCCCGAGCTGTGGTCCTCAGTGCACTTCCACGActtcagcaccagcagcaaGGACCAGATGGCGATGGTGCTGAGTGCCAGCTGCGCCCTGCACCCACGGGCCACCCTCTgctggagggaggcagcagatGAGGCTGCACCCTGTCACGACATCCCCAATTCCACGGCCAGCGAGGATGAGCAG GTGTACATACTGGACAAGGTGGACgtgcacccccagctctgcttccgA TTCTCCTACAAGAACAGCAGCCATGTGGAGTGTCCCCACCAGTCAG AGACTGCCTGGAATGTCTCAGTGAGTGTCTGggggctccagctgcacctGCACCTCACCTCCCGCATCCCTGCAGCCTTCAgtgcagccctgtgccagcGCCGGGGTGGGCAGTGTGAACCCGAGGCCCCACTCTACACTGTCACACAG CcagagggctctgctccaggggagttggcgctgctgctgccagtgcaggTCCTGGGCAGCTGTGTGCTG GTGTGGCGCTCGGACGTGCATTTTGCTCggaagcagctgctctgtcccGATG TCTCCCGCAGGCACTtcgggctgctggggctggtgctggcactgggacTGGTGGTGACTGTGCTGCTTCTCAACTGCCGTGGTGCCTGGAGGCCAAATGATG gtgtccctggcaggcgccctgtgctgctgctgtactcGCCCGACTCAGaggagcacctggggctggTGTGTGCCCTGGCCGAGCGGctgcgcacagggctgggctgtgacGTGCGCCTGGACCTGTGGGAAGCGGGTGGCCTGGGCCAGGCgggtgccctgccctggctctaCGCCCAGCGGGGCCGCGTGGGCCGCCAGCGCGGCACTGTCCTGCTCCTCTGGAGCCGGGGCAGTGCCCGGCTCTTCCATCGGTGGCAGGTCGGGATGGCTGACGGGACGCCCGGGGATGCCCATGACATTTTTGGGGCAGCCATGGCCTGCCTGCATGGGGAGCTGGGGGCGGCGAGCCGCGGCGGTGGGTGGGTCCTGGCGTACTTCAGCCGGCTCTGCAGCCCCCGCGACGTCCCCCAACCCCTTCGGCCCCTGCCCACCTACCGCCTGCCCCGacagctgcctgggctgctgggggccCTGCGGGGCAGCCCCCCGGCCCCTCGGCACTgccgctggggcagggcagggggccTCCTGCACCGGCTGCTGGACATGGGGGCTAGGGAGGGCAGtcccccgccccggccccccggGGCAGCGTCTGGCACCTGA